The genomic window TTCACAGGCATTTGTATGTCGAAGAGTTTGCAATGAGCACCAACTCCCCCTTCCTACATTTATCTAGCTGCTGAAGTGTCAGACCAGCTACACATTTGTCCAAATTGAAGTCCATTTGTCACAGAGGTTGCCACCGTGCCCACTCTACTCTAAAATCCAAACCAACTCTACGTACTGAATGTACCGACGAACCCGGGACACaggacaagaaagaaaagagtggaCGAGCCCCCAGTTCCGTTACGCCTGGCTCGGGGAGCCAATGCTGCAGTTTGTAGTGAACAATGGTTGTTTATTGTGCATTTGGTGTCATGAATTCTTCAGGCTGAGCTTggcccaaaataacaaacaaaacaatctgagcaagtcacctgacttccctagaccagaaaagaaacaaaagaaagtacagGTGTCTTACCGATCTCCCTACCCGGAACAGGAGACAACAGGGTTCAACCAAAAGGCttctcaccccccaccccccccacccagaaCAGAGCTGTGCAGCCCGGTGggaagctggagagagagagccgccCCACAGGGTCCCTCTTAAGTACCGCCGACCAATCACCTGCTATGAAAAGAAGGCACAGAGCAAGGCACAACACATCATAGCACCCCCTCAGGCAGGGAGGTGAACAGCATTAAGGGGAGGCTTTTTACTTTGAGTCATAACATAGGTCACAACTCAGCtttcaggtcagaggtcacaactCAGCttccaggtcagaggtcacagcttccaggtcagaggtcacaagCGGTCAGGAAGTTCAGACCTTTTCTTGTAGAGTCACAGGCAGGTTGTTAAGTTCaggccatccatccattttcagccGCTTAGTCCGGTATCAGGTCTCGGTGGCAGCAGGTCCAGCATGTTGACCCGGACTTCCCTCTCAACATGCTCCAGCTCACTCTGGGGGAcccgaggcgttcccaggccagctgggagaccTTCCAGCATGTCCTGGTCTTCCCGGGGGcctcctcccacttggactTCCAGTGGGAGGAGTCCAGGAGGAGTCCTGATGAGATGGCCCAACCACCTGAGCTGACTCCTTTCCACAGGAAGGAGTAGAGCCGCTAAATTCAGGCCGaacttataaaataaaataatttgtccttttttttgcaaattcaaccaaacacaaataaaaacaacaggaGGGTTCTAACTGTTTATACCTGAAGGAATCATGGGACCTGATCACCTGTCTCGCCCCCTCCCTCAGATGCTGTCCCCCCACAGCAAGGGTCTCTTCCGGAGGGTGATCTCTCAGTGTGGAGTAGCTCTGAGCCCGTGGGCTCTGCAGAAGAACCCCATGGCCCTCACCAAGAAGGTCCAGCCCATCCTCTCTAAATGTCTTCTAAATGTCTTCTAAATGTCCCCTAAATGTCCCCTGAATGTCTTCTAAATGTCCCCTGAATGTCCTCTAAATGTCCCCTGAATGTCTTCTAAATGGCCCCTGAATGTCTTCTAAATGTCCCCTGAATGTCCTCTAAATGTCCCCTGAAATGTCCCCTGAATGTCTTCTAAATGTCCCCTGAATGTCTCCTAAATGTCCCCTGAATGTCTCCTAAATGTCCCCTGAATGTCTTCTAAATGTCCCCTGAATGTCCCCTAAATGTCCCCCGAATGTCCTCTAAATGTCCCCTAAATGTCCCCTGAATGTCTTCTAAATGTCCCCTGAATGTCCTCTAAATGTCCCCTGAATGTCTTCTAAATGTCCCCTGAATGTCCTCTAAATGTCCCTTGAAATGTCCCCTGAAATGTCCCCTGAATGTCTTCTAAATGTCCCCTGAATGTCTTCTAAATGTCCCCTGAATGTCCCCTAAATGTCCCCTGAATGTCTTCTAAATGTCCCCTGAATTCTTCTAAATGTCCCCTAAATGTCCCCTGAATGTCTTCTAAATGTCCTCTAAATGTCCCCTGAATGTCCCCTGAATGTCTTCTAAATGTCCCCTGAATGTCCCCTGAATGTCCCCTAAATGTCCCCTGAATGTCCCCTGAATGTCCCCTAAATGTCCCCTGAATGTCTTCTAAATGTCCCCTGAATGTCttctaaatgtcctctgaaTGTCCCCTAAATGTCCCCTGAATGTCCCCTGAATGTCCTCTGAATGTCCCCTGAATGTCCCCTGAATGTCCCCTAAATGTCCCCTAAATGTCCCCTAAATGTCCTCTGAATGTCCCCTGAATGTCCCCTAAATGTCCCCTAAATGTCCCCTAAATGTCCTCTGAATGTCCCCTGAATGTCCCCTAAATGTCCCCTAAATGTCCCCTAAATGTCCCCTGAATGTCTTCTAAATGTCCCCTGAATGTCTTCTAAATGTCCTCTAAATGTCCCCTGAATGTCTTCTAAATGTCCCCTGAATGTCCCCTAAATGTCCCCTGAATGTCCTCTGAATGTCCCCTGAATGTCCCCTGAATGTCCCCTAAATGTCCCCTAAATGTCCCCTAAATGTCCTCTGAATGTCCCCTGAATGTCCCCTAAATGTCCTCCCTAAAGCGTCTTTGTCTCCGTCAGATCGCCCGTAAAGTCGGCTGCTCGAGGAGCGACGAGGACGAGATGCTGGCGTGTCTGAAGCTGAGCGACCCGGTCGGCCTCACGATGGCAGGAAAGATCGACGTGTTTCTGCTTCTGGGGAAAGGTGACTAAATACATataatgagatatatatatatatatatatatatatatatatatatatatatatatatatatatatatatatatataacattattaaaCTGGTAGCATGTATAAACATACCTTgctgtttatgtttttactttggcgcatttacagaaatgtttttattaatgccCCTTATAAATAAACCAGTTAGccaagacaaaacaaacataaacattacaTAACAAGGGTTATACAATATGAGGCTTTTCAATGAATAGTGAGAATCCTCCttcaagacaacaagacaacaagaccacaagaccacaagacaacaagactacaagacaacaagacaacaagacaacaagaccacaagactacaagacaacaagactacaagacaacaagacaacaagaccacaatactacaagacaacaagaccacaagactacaagactacaagacaacaagaccacaagacaacaagaccacaagactacaagactacaagacaacaagacaacaagaccacaagactacaagactacaagacAACGAGACCACAAGaccacaagacaacaagaccacaagacaacaagaccacaagaccacaagaccacaagaccacaagactacaagacaacaagaccacaagacaacaagaccacaagacaacaagaccacaatacaacaagaccacaagaccacaagacaacaagaccacaagacaacaagactacaagacaacaagaccacgagaccacgagactacaagaccacaagacaacaagactacaagactacaagacaacaaaacaacaagacCACGAGACAACAAGACTACAAGACCACAAGaccacaagacaacaagactacaagacaacaagaccacgagaccacaagactacaagacaacaagacaacaagaccacaagacaacaagaccacaagacaacaagaccacaagactacaagaccacaagaccacaagacaacaagaccatGAGACAACAATACCACAAGaccacaagacaacaagacaacaagacaacaagaccacGAGACCACAAGACTACAAGaccacaagacaacaagaccacaagacaacaagaccacaagaccacgagaccacgagacaaCAATACCACAAGaccacaagacaacaagactacaagacaacaagaccacgagaccacgagactacaagaccacaagaccacaagacaacaagactacaagactacaagacaacaaaacaacaagaccacgagactacaagactacaagactacaagaccacaagaccacaagacaacaagactacaagacaacaagaccacGAGACCACAAGACTACAAggcaacaagacaacaagacaacaagaccacaagaccacaagaccacaagacaacaagacaacaagaccacaagaccacaagaccacaagacaacaagaccacaagacaataagaccacaagaccacaagacaacaagaccacaagaccacaagacaacaagacaacaagacaacaagactaCGAGACaacgagaccacgagaccacgagacaacaagaccacaagacaacaagaccacaagaccacaagacaacaagaccacaagaccacaagaccacaagacaacaagaccacgagacaacaagaccacaagacaacaagactaCAGGACcacacctgacaacagacatacagacagtcaACAACAGGCAgacacctgacaacagacatacagtcgacaacagacagacagacacctggccactgacagacagtcgacaacagacagacagacacctgaccacagacagacacctgacaacagacagacagtcgacaacagacagacacctgaccACTGACAGAcagtcgacaacagacagacacctgacaacagacagacagtcgacaacagacagaggGAAAGTTCCACACGGACAGATTGAGGACAGTAAGGAGCAGTTACGTTCTAGTGCTGACAGAGTTGGTACTAACTAACCATTTCTTTAATTGAGCTTTAACTGAACTGTATGTCTGTAGTTCTCTGAtgagctggtactaactaaccaTTTCTTTAATTGAGCTTTAACTGAACTGTATGTCTGTAGTTCTCTGAtgagctggtactaactaaccaTTTCTTTAACTGAACTGTATGTCTGTAGTTCTCTGAtgagctggtactaactaaccaTTTCTTTAACTGAACTGTATGTCTGTAGTTCTCTGAtgagctggtactaactaaccaTTTCTTTAACTGAACTGTATGTCTGTAGTTCTCTGATGAGCTGGTACTAACTGGTACAAAACCACGTCTGCAGGAAGTCTCACGTGACTTTAACTGTCCGATAACCTCGTCCCTGCCGGCGGACCCCCACCTCCCCGTGTCTTCGTCCCTCTGCAGGTGTGGTCATGGACCTCCTGGAACTGGCTCCAGTGGTGGACGGCGATTTCGTCCCAGATGAGCCGAGCCGGCTGTTCCACAACGCGGCTCAGTTCGACTACATGGCCGGCGTCAACAGCATGGACGGGCACCTCTTCGCCGGGGTCGACGTCCCCTCCATCAACAAGGAGAACGGCAACACCACCgtgtgagtgtctgtctgtctgttttgtgGCACCCTGGGGGGCGTGGAGGCAAGATTCGGAAATAAAATAGGAGACTCGGAGACAAtagtatttctttcttctttcttacaCTGCCGCTCCCAATAGTGTAGCCGAGGTACTGCTTCTCTTCTAGACCAAGCACTTTTTTGGATTGGCAGTCAGGCCAGCTTGCCGTAGAGTGGCCTACGTGGGACTGTGGACGATCACATTGTCTAAGTAGGCAGCTGCGTACTCACGAGGAGGTCGGAGCACCTGGTCCATCATCCTTTGGAAGGTGGCTGGTGCTCCATGGACTCCGAAGGGCAGGACTACATAGTGGTACAGGCCTTCCGGAGTAGCAAAGGTCGTCTTTTCCTTGGCTCTTTCTTTGAGGGGAACCTGCCAGTAATCCTTGGTGAGATCAAGAGTGAATACAAACTGGGCTGGACCTAATTGCTCGATCAACTCATATACTCTCGGCATAGGGATGTGGGCTGGGCCTAACTGGGGGCCTAGAGGTACCTGTGAAGGGACAGGATCTGGGATTTCAACGGTTAACGTTGGTATCGGAACATCGTCAGAGGCATGCCATTTCTTCAAGAGATTGATGTGATACATTTGACCGGGTTTCCTTCTCCCAGGTTGTCTCACCTTATAGTTGACCTCGCTCACTCTCTCAAGCACTTCATAGGGCCCATGCCACTTTGGCAGGAACATGCATTCGGCCCTTGGAACCAGGACGAAGACAAACTCACCGGGAACCCCCACACTTGAAGATTCGAGCTTGAGCACGTTATGCTTGCTGCATATGCTCCCGCACTAGAGGCCATATCTTACCCATGACTCCCTTGCATCTTGCAGCTTAGCTACCCTATATATAGGAGGCCATTTTTCACCAACAAATGTGGGAAGGTGGTAACACTCACCCCTTCTACTGGTTTTCCCTCGACCACCCCCAGTTTCTGTCTGGCTTCAGTTGAGGTCTTCCAACTGGCCGGTCCTAAACTGTCCTGGGCTGCGGCCACACTGGGGCACTAGCATCATGGGTCAAGGAGTGGAACTGGTTTTGACCATAATGGGCTAAAATGGCTGCTTTTAATGCCTCATAATTATTCACTGCTGTGGGGGAGAGGTCCCGATATATACTATACTAGTCCTGTTACAAAAGGGACTAGTATACCTGCCCACTCTGCTTCAGGCCACCGCACCCTCTCTGCAGTTCTCTCAAAAACCTCTAGGTAGGCTTCAATGTCATCTTCACCAGGCTGTTTGGTGAGCACTTTACTGGGTTCCGTAGGCCTCTCTGGTCTTATCAGATGCTGCTCCACAGGAGTCATTGCGTCCTGTAATGCTCTAAGGCTCTGGGCCTCCTGGAGTTGATTCTGTATGAGCTGGGCTAGTATGTTCTCCATAGCactgcatgtctctctctgagTACCTATTTTATTCAGAAACTTTAGCGCCGGATCACCGTGACCGCATTCTCCACCAAATGTGGCAACTAGAGGGGACTTGGCGCAGGATTCAGGAATAAAATAGGAGACTCAGAGACAGTAATCATCTAACAAAAGGTGTTCTTTAATAAATAAGTTGGGATGCGGTCGATGAGTCACGGAACCAgactccctgtctgtctgtctgtctgtctgtctgtctgtctgtctgtctgtctgtctgtctgtctgtctgtatgtctccctccacatttattcatttgcCAACATCATTctcatatttttgtattttccaatAATAATGATTGTCTTTAGAGACCGTAGACCTGCAGGTCCTGAATTAATCCAGGACCAGAGACAAAACCTGTGGTGGTCTTGTTTGTCCTCAGGGAGGATGTGAAGGGTCTCCTGGCCGGCCTGACCAAAGAGAAAGGCGTCACCGCCGTCGGCTCGGCCTACAGTGTCTACTCGTCTCACTGGGGGTCGGCACCAGAGCCAGCGGTGGTGAAGAAGACGGTGGCCGACATTGAGACCGACTTCCTGTTCCTGGTTCCCACGCAGATCGCCCTCCAGCTCCACGCCAACAACTCCAGGTAGGCTCCAGTTGGTCCAACGAACCAGCTTGAAAGTCTCAGATCTGATTTTCCTGATAGATAAAAAGACTTAGACAAGGTTCTTTAAGTCCTCCAGTCTTCACCCACAAGTGGTCTTCTGACCAAGTCCTCTATATCCTCATTTATTTACGCTGGCTTCCCAACAAGGTTGGAATCATGTTCAAGATCCTTGTGACGTTTAGAGCCTTGCATAGTTGGTCTCTGAGGTCCTCTGTTCAGGTTCATCAGGTCTCTGAAGTCCTCTGATCAGGTTCATCTGGTCTCTGAGGTCCTCTGATCAGGTTCATCTGGTCTCTGAGGTCCTCTGATCAGGTTCATCAGGTCTCTTAAGTCCTATGATCAGGTTCATCAGGTCTCTGAAGTCCTCTGATCAGGCTCATCGGGTCTCTGAGGTCCTCGGATCCTCTGTCCATCATGGACCTttacctgtgttgttgtttgtcccTCAGTGGAGCCCGTACCTACTCCTACCTGTTCAACATGGAGACTCGTATCCCAGGATTCCCTCGCTGGGTGGAGGCCGAGCACGCCGAGGACCTGCAGTACCTGTTTGGTAAACCCTTTGCCACCCCGCTGGTCTACTTCCCCCGACACCGGGACCTGTCCGGGTACATGATCGCGTATTGGACCAACTTCGCCAGGACCGGGTAaagtcccagcatgcactgcatACACACATGGAGTCAACACATCTAGGCCAGGTCTGCCTCTGACATATTGGTCTCTACTGGTCTTTACTGCTCAAAACTAAATAACTGCCAGTTTGGTTATAAAAAATGTTGGAAATAGCCTGAACTGGATTGAAGTAGGTCTGAACTGGTTTAcatggactggactggactggtgAACACAGGTCTGAACTTTCTTAAACTGGTCTAATCTctccctgtcctcctgtccagtGATCCCAGTAAAGGAGACAGTAGAGTCCCAGTTCCCTGGCCCGCCTTCACCAAACACCACCAACCCTACCTGGCCATCAACCACAAGATCACCAAGTCCTCCGTCAGgtactgtactctactgtactctactgtattacaatgtactctactgtattctactgtactctactgtattacaatgtactctactgtattctactgtactctactgtattacaatgtactctactgtattctactgtactatactgtaTTCTACTGCTCTCTACTGTATTATATTGTACTCTAATGTACTGTACTCTTCTGTTCTCTATTGTATTATACTGCACTCTACTACAGCAGTCTACTGTGCTCTCGACATATGAATGTGTCTCTATTATCCTCTACAGACTGACTTCTATTGTATTCTATTATAttctattgtattctattgtccTTTATGAGCACAGCTGTGGTGATGTTTTACTGATAGTTATGGTCTGTTTCATTCTGCAGCTACGACCTGAGATCAGAATACATCTCCTATTGGACCAAAACCTACAGCAGCCTACCAGCAgtcaggagagaagaagaagaagaagaagaagaagaagaagaaggaggagatcTGACTCAATGATTATTCACTCTTTTTCCTCACTGGGAGTTTGAACGATGAAGACGTGAACAGAATcgtaaacattagaactcttcttctcttattttaataaacaaagCTGAGCTCTGAACTCTGGCTCCTTCTTTTAATTAATATCTTCAGATCAAAAGCCATCGATCGAGTACTGATAgatgactcatctctgtactggtcttgttagaccttagtgctgataaaggactcatctccgtactggtcttgttagaccttagtgctgataaaggactcatctctgtactggtcttgttagaccttagtgctgataaaggactcatctctgtactggtcttgttagaccttagtgctgataaaggactcatctctgtactggtcttgttagaccttagtgctgataaaggactcatctctgtactggtcttgttagaccttagtgctgataaaggactcatctctgtactggtcttgttagaccttagtgctgataaaggactcatctctgtactggtcttgttagaccttagtgctgataaaggactcatctctgtactggtcttgttagaccttagtgctgataaaggactcatctctgtactggtcttgttagaccttagtgctgataaaggactcatctctgtactggtcttgttagaccttagtgctgataaaggactcatctctgtactggtcttgttagaccttagtgctgataaaggactcatctctgtactggtcttgttagaccttagtgctgataaaggactcatctctgtactggtcttgttagaccttagtgctgataaaggactcatctctgtactggtcttgttagaccttagtgctgataaaggactcatctctgtactggtcttgttagaccttagtgctgataaaggactcatctctgtactggtcttgttagaccttagtgttgataaaggactcatctctgtactggtcttgttagaccttagtgctgataaaggactcatctctgtactggtcttgttagaccttagtgctgataaaggactcatctctgtactggtcttgttagaccttagtgctgataaaggactcatctctgtactggtcttgttagaccttagtgctgataaaggactcatctctgtactggtcttgttagaccttagtgctgataaaggactcatctctgtactggtcttgttagaccttagtgctgataaaggactcatctctgtactggtcttgttagaccttagtgctgataaaggactcatctctgtactggtcttgttggaccttagtgctgataaaggactcatctctgtactggtcttgttagaccttagtgctgataaaggactcatctctatactggtcttgttagaccttagtgttgataaaggactcatctctgtagtggtttcgcctcaatgaccaccaacgttaatcacggagttccacaaggttctgtgcttggaccaattttatttaccttatatatgcttcctttgggcaacattatcaggaaacagtccataaactttcattgctatgcagacgatactcaattatatctatggatcaaaccagaggagaccaaccagctcgctaaacttcaagaatgtcttaaagacataaaaatatggatgacctgcaacttcctgatgttaaactcagacaaaactgaagttattttactggccctgaacacctcagagatcaattatctggtgatgtggtttctgtagatggcattgccctggcatccaacacgactgtaaagaatctctagttatctttgacccagacttgtcctttaactccacgtgaagcaaatctcaaggattgcattttatcatctacgtaacatttaaaaaatcaggcacatcttgtctcaaaaagatgcagaaaagctggttcacgtgtttgttacttccagactagatt from Cyclopterus lumpus isolate fCycLum1 chromosome 9, fCycLum1.pri, whole genome shotgun sequence includes these protein-coding regions:
- the LOC117736915 gene encoding bile salt-activated lipase-like, with the protein product MSMLTADDHVIQLGVVQTDKGLVEGRSHRMGLFRTVDVFKGVPFADVPGKWEKPKPHPGWSGVLKAHQYRDRCLQVTLLQTKTQGSDDCLYLNIFVPQGLKLSTSLPVMVYLFGGAFMLGASNDVAILGDSLYDGKELAERGDVIVVTVNYRVGTMGFLSSGDARLPGNYGLWDQHAAISWVRRNIAAFGGNPENITIFGQSAGAVSASYQMLSPHSKGLFRRVISQCGVALSPWALQKNPMALTKKIARKVGCSRSDEDEMLACLKLSDPVGLTMAGKIDVFLLLGKGVVMDLLELAPVVDGDFVPDEPSRLFHNAAQFDYMAGVNSMDGHLFAGVDVPSINKENGNTTVEDVKGLLAGLTKEKGVTAVGSAYSVYSSHWGSAPEPAVVKKTVADIETDFLFLVPTQIALQLHANNSSGARTYSYLFNMETRIPGFPRWVEAEHAEDLQYLFGKPFATPLVYFPRHRDLSGYMIAYWTNFARTGDPSKGDSRVPVPWPAFTKHHQPYLAINHKITKSSVSYDLRSEYISYWTKTYSSLPAVRREEEEEEEEEEEGGDLTQ